Genomic DNA from Klebsiella variicola:
CAAAGACTTCGTGTGTCTGTTTCTTCATGATGACCCTCCTTATCTGTTTTGTATTATTTACCACACAACCGAATCCAAAGGAAAGTAGCTTTCTTTTGTTTAACTATCTACCCATGAATGCACAACTAACAGAAATCATGCGCCTTATCACCAATCTGATCCGCACCGGCATTGTGACCGAAGTGGACCGGGACGGCTGGCTTTGCCGGGTGAAAACAGGCGACCTTGAAACCAACTGGATTAACTGGCTGACCTACCGTGCAGGTAAATCACGCACCTGGTGGTGCCCGTCTCCAGGGGAGCAGGTGGTGCTGTTCAGCCTGGGAGGCAATCTGGAGACAGCCTTTGCGCTTCCGGCCATCTACTCCAACGCCTGCCCGCCGCCGTCAGACTCTGAAAGTGCGGACGTGACCGCATACGAGGATGGCGGCTGGTTCGAATACGACCCCGCCACCGGGCGCTGGATTATTCGCGGCGTGAAAAGCGTGCTGATTGAATCTTCGCAGGTTGTCTCCTGCAAAACCGGTGAGTTTGTGATCGAGGCTGACACCACCCGTATTAACAGCAACGTGATCCTGAATGGCGATGTGACCCACGGCGGCGGCGCGATGACGTCAAACGGCGTCGTTGCTGATAAGCATAAACACCCTGGCGACAGTGGCGGAACGACGGGAGGTCCATTTTGACGCTTTATATCGGGATGAGCCGCGATACCGGCACAGCCATAACGGAAACTGACCACCTGCGCCAGTCGGTGCGTGACATTTTGCTGACCCCGCAAGGGAGCCGGCTTGCGCGCCGGGAGTATGGTTCCCTGCTTTCAGCGCTCATTGACCAGCCGCAAAACCCGGGGCTGCGCCTGCAGATCATGGCTGCGGTGTATGTGGCGCTGCGGCGCTGGGAGCCACGGCTGCAGCTGGACACCATCACGGTTAACAGCAGCAGCATGGATGGCGCAATGGTTATTGAGCTGGCAGGCCAGCGTAATGACGGCGTGCCCGTGTCCCTTTCCGTATCGACAGGAGCAGACAATGGCCGTTATTGACCTTTCCCAGCTGCCGCCGCCGCAAATTGTGGATGTGCCGGATTTTGAAACCCTGCTGTCTGAGCGCAAGGCTGAATTTGTCGCGTTATTTCCGGCAGAAGAGCAGGAGGCCGTGGCCCGTACCTTAACGCTTGAATCTGAGCCGGTGGTGAAAATGCTGCAGGAAAATGTGTACCGGGAGCTGCTGCTGCGCCAGCGGATTAACGAGGCGGCGAAAGCCGTGATGGTGGCCTATTCCGGCGGGGATGACCTGGACAATTTAGGCGCGAATAACAACGTGCAGCGCCGGGTGATTACAGCTGCAGATGACACCGCAACGCCGCCCACGGAGGCGGTCATGGAATCTGACGCGGATTATCGCCAGCGCATCCCGGCGGCCTTTGAGGGGATGAGCGTTGCCGGGCCAGTCGGAGCTTATGAATATCACGCGCTTAGCTCGGATGGTCGGGTGGCGGACGCGTCGGCGTTCAGCCCGTCACCGGCGGAAGTCGTGGTGACTATTCTGGCCCGCGACGGCGATGGTACTGCGCCGGAAGAATTACTGCAGGTCGTCGGTGAGGCCCTGAACGATGAGGCTGTGCGGCCGGTGGCGGATCGGGTGAGTGTCCGATCTGCTGAGATTGTCCCCTATGAAATTGATGCGGTTCTTTATGTCTATCCCGGCCCGGCAAAGGAACCCATCCTGGCGGCCGCGAAAGCGCAGGGTACAGCATATATCAACGAGCAGCGTCGCCTGGGGCGTGACGTGCGGCTGTCTGCGATCTATGCCGCTCTGCATGTTCAGGGCGTCCAGCGCGTTGAGCTGATGAAGCCCCTGGCGGACATGGTGTTAGATAAAACGCAGGCGTCATATTGCACCGATTTTAAAGCAGAAATTGGTGGCTCTGATGAGTAACAGCCTGTTACCGCCGGGGTCGTCTGCGCTGGAGCGCAGGCTGGCGCAAGCCTGTTCAGGTATCAGTGATTTAAACGTGCCGCTGCGTGACCTGTGGAACCCGTGGAAATGCCCGGCAAAGTTTCTGCCGTATCTGGCCTGGGCTTTCTCCGTTGACCGATGGGAGGAGACCTGGACAGAAACCGCTAAGCGGCAGGCGGTCAGCGATGCGTTCTGGATCCATCAACGCAAAGGTACGGTGGCGGCAGTTAAGCGGGTGATCGAGGGGCTGGGTTACTCAATGACCCTTGAGGAATGGTGGGAGGTGGCCGACCCCGCCGGGACGTTTCGTCTTGAGATCGCTCTGAATGAAATCGGCATCACGGAGTCGATGATTTACGAGCTTGAGCGAATTATTGGC
This window encodes:
- a CDS encoding phage baseplate assembly protein V, which translates into the protein MNAQLTEIMRLITNLIRTGIVTEVDRDGWLCRVKTGDLETNWINWLTYRAGKSRTWWCPSPGEQVVLFSLGGNLETAFALPAIYSNACPPPSDSESADVTAYEDGGWFEYDPATGRWIIRGVKSVLIESSQVVSCKTGEFVIEADTTRINSNVILNGDVTHGGGAMTSNGVVADKHKHPGDSGGTTGGPF
- a CDS encoding baseplate assembly protein; the protein is MAVIDLSQLPPPQIVDVPDFETLLSERKAEFVALFPAEEQEAVARTLTLESEPVVKMLQENVYRELLLRQRINEAAKAVMVAYSGGDDLDNLGANNNVQRRVITAADDTATPPTEAVMESDADYRQRIPAAFEGMSVAGPVGAYEYHALSSDGRVADASAFSPSPAEVVVTILARDGDGTAPEELLQVVGEALNDEAVRPVADRVSVRSAEIVPYEIDAVLYVYPGPAKEPILAAAKAQGTAYINEQRRLGRDVRLSAIYAALHVQGVQRVELMKPLADMVLDKTQASYCTDFKAEIGGSDE
- a CDS encoding GPW/gp25 family protein, whose amino-acid sequence is MTLYIGMSRDTGTAITETDHLRQSVRDILLTPQGSRLARREYGSLLSALIDQPQNPGLRLQIMAAVYVALRRWEPRLQLDTITVNSSSMDGAMVIELAGQRNDGVPVSLSVSTGADNGRY
- a CDS encoding phage tail protein I, with product MSNSLLPPGSSALERRLAQACSGISDLNVPLRDLWNPWKCPAKFLPYLAWAFSVDRWEETWTETAKRQAVSDAFWIHQRKGTVAAVKRVIEGLGYSMTLEEWWEVADPAGTFRLEIALNEIGITESMIYELERIIGDAKPVSRHISQLTLSASTYGPANIGAAVFDGDVITVYPPGYKPDESIYYDATAHYDENYQYSGD